The Gossypium hirsutum isolate 1008001.06 chromosome A03, Gossypium_hirsutum_v2.1, whole genome shotgun sequence genome contains the following window.
taaatccATCCATCTTAGAAAAACCCCTTAATTTTAGAGCAAACCGTTTGTTTGTTGAGTCATGCGGTTATTAAATCCACGGAACAGtctaaaatccaaaataaaagcaaacagtCCAAAAGgtccaatttacataaaaaaataacccAGAAAATAATTAAGACATAAATACCAAAACTGAAATTAAAACGGTTTAAAAATACGTGTGGCCATCGTTGAGTCCTCTGTTGCATCGTTccatcaagtctggggattacctgtgaaTATTTAAACAAAAGGATGAGTTTATGTAAatttagtgtgtaatcccacagaaaacaaaaatggcaaatcacagtgcacagttaaaacagtcttgggcctaagcccttttcagtatcagtaacagtttaggccttagcccTTCTCAGTACATTATCGAATATGAAGCAGGGCCTTAGCCATCACAGTATCAGTGTCAGTCATGTAGTATTCAGtaaacaaagtcctacccaaccagcctctacacactatctccgtccaaccttacactccatgtggggattaaatcaattcacccatccctacactctaggtAGTACCGAATGTGGCACAAAATAGTAAATTGCCGCTGAGTTGCTAGTAttttaggcttaagagcctttcagtacacttcctccaaatatattcaactcaaccccatgcaatgcaacataaaaaTCATGACATGCTATTTCATGATATCGGTACACATAACCAGTTCAGTATACATGCgtactatcatcatgctcaataTATATAAACCCAACAGTCAGTTCACACAATTAGGGGTCCAAGTActgcttaccgaccttacagtaggttcacagtcgacttgggcaaccTATGGAACCTTatcaaataatttagtaacaatgagctcacaagcccatgtggcctgcccgtgtgggccatacgctcgtgtggcctacacgACCGTATGGCCCACACGCCTATGTTGCCCACACAGCCCATATTTGCACGGCCTGAACTAAATTCTTAGACACCCGTGTGGTTTACTCGTGTGGGCCCAGACGCCCATGTGGCCTATACTGCCTAGATCAGTCCAACTCGTGTGTCGGACACGGCCTGCCTGGCCATCACACAGTTGTGTCATGCACGTACGACCTAGCCTTGtcgaacacacgcccgtgtcagggcacacagcctaccacacaggcgaccacaagcccgtgtggcatcgacagtgagGTTTTTGGCTTTCGTCAAAACTTCATTTTCTGTGCAATCAAGTACACACCTGTATTGTTTTTGAAGCTACACGCTTccgagcactccagaacctataatTAACCAATATTTCACTCAATTAATCACTTAACCAACTGAACTAAACTAATCTCGAAATGAGATAAACATCTTTCAAACAATGAAACCATTACCTTCTATCGAATAACAGGAATTTCATGCCCTTGAAACGTCGATGAATGATAACTAGCCCTTTAATAAGCCCCTAATCACCAAATAAATCCTTATTAACACTTGTCCAAATCACAATTAAAGTTTAATCAAAAATTAGACTTACCGAAAGAGCAGTGAGAACGTTGCGCAGGAAGGCAGTAAAAGAGAGGTCAAAACAAGAAAAATAGTAGCAAGGGATAGGAAGAAAATGGCAGAGAGTTTTTGAGAAAGAAGAAGAACTGAATTTTTGGAACAAGGAAAAACTACCAGATATTCCCTAATCCCCTAAATCACTCCACTACTTCCCATTACATCCAACTACTCAGCTTTTTAAATCCAATCAAACTCTTCTAGACGAGTAAGCAAAAATAATGCTTTTGCCCAAACTCGAGCACaagacctccttcacaccaacaccccactcaaccaccagaccagtaggcctattttgttaattatttaccgACTGTTACTTAAAAGCCTTCTAACCCAAGATGGGGCTTTATTTAAAAGaaaccaaaatttgcccaagtcatggctcgaacttgggacctcccacacacacccagagcacttaaccattgaagtagaCAAGTATTTAtgtcacacacacaaaaaaacaaaaatagatattttgaggcgttacaattttaccccctaaaagaaaattttgtcctcaaaagtTACTTGGTCAGACCAGATGAGAATAATGTCGACGCATCACAAcatcaggctcccacgtagcctcctcagtgctatgattccgccACAGCACCTTCACTATTGGAATAGACTTCCTCTATAGAACCTTTACATTGTGATCTAGAATCTGAACcggctcttcctcaaaggtcagatttggcctaacctcaatctcctccacaGGGACAATAGGagtaggatcagagcggtagcgcctTAACATCAAGATGTGGAATACGTTATGAATACAGTctagctctggaggtaactccaactgaaaACCGACCGGTCTCACTCACTTCAGAATTCGGTAAGGctcaataaacctagggctcagcttgcctTTCCGATCGAACCTCAGAATCTTTTTTCATGGTGAGACCTTGAAAAATacgaagtcccccacagaatactcaatctcgtGTCTTCTCAGatccgcataagacttctgtctatcagatgtcACTTTCAGACAATCCCGAATTAGTCTAACCTTGTCCTCTGTCTCGGAAACCAATTCAGGACCCAGAACAC
Protein-coding sequences here:
- the LOC121217957 gene encoding uncharacterized protein: MDYISGCPQTLTKKNSVWVIVDRWTKSAHFISVRTDYSLQTLADLYIFDIVRLHGVPVSIISDKILVSRLDFGEICMRLKCVLGPELVSETEDKVRLIRDCLKVTSDRQKSYADLRRHEIEYSVGDFVFFKLELPPELDCIHNVFHILMLRRYRSDPTPIVPVEEIEVRPNLTFEEEPVQILDHNVKVL